In Pseudonocardia sp. C8, one genomic interval encodes:
- a CDS encoding CvpA family protein — MTLLDLLVLIVVLAAAVGGFRRLGGVARAGSLLGLVVGAGIGAAWGSNLAGYGDTPDSAWLWGLLGIAAGLVLGSLVGSVLGGLVSRVLARAKLSFVDRLVGAVTGGVTALLVMWLVSWVVPALVSPEALAPVTSVVDALGGRSEIIGSVAEVLPATTSAARDIVDAARPPA; from the coding sequence GTGACGCTGCTCGACCTGCTCGTCCTGATCGTGGTGCTGGCCGCCGCCGTCGGCGGGTTCCGCCGCCTTGGCGGGGTCGCGCGTGCCGGGAGCCTCCTCGGCCTGGTCGTCGGCGCCGGGATCGGCGCCGCCTGGGGGTCGAACCTGGCCGGTTACGGCGACACCCCGGACTCCGCCTGGCTGTGGGGACTTCTCGGCATCGCCGCCGGGCTCGTCCTCGGCTCGCTGGTCGGCAGCGTCCTCGGCGGGCTGGTCAGCAGGGTGCTCGCCCGGGCGAAGCTGTCCTTCGTCGATCGCCTGGTCGGTGCCGTGACCGGCGGGGTGACCGCCCTGCTGGTGATGTGGCTGGTGTCGTGGGTGGTCCCGGCGCTCGTGAGCCCGGAGGCGCTCGCTCCGGTGACCTCCGTCGTCGACGCGCTCGGCGGCCGGAGCGAGATCATCGGTTCCGTGGCCGAGGTGCTGCCGGCGACGACGTCGGCCGCCCGCGACATCGTCGACGCCGCCCGGCCACCTGCTTGA